A genome region from Manihot esculenta cultivar AM560-2 chromosome 5, M.esculenta_v8, whole genome shotgun sequence includes the following:
- the LOC110614718 gene encoding H/ACA ribonucleoprotein complex subunit 2-like protein, with the protein MGSDSEAERSQKQEKDKKKILALSPIAKPLAGKKLCKRTLKLVRQAAEHKCLKRGVKEVVKSIRRGHKGLCVIAGNISPIDVITHVPILCEESDIPYVYVPSKEDLANAGATKRPTCCVLVLTKPPKGELVQEEQEKLKEDFSQVAADVSELNSSLF; encoded by the exons ATGGGAAGTGATAGCGAAGCAGAGAGGTCGCAGAAGCAGGAGAAGGACAAGAAGAAGATTTTGGCTCTGTCTCCTATCGCCAAGCCCCTTGCTGGTAAAAAGCTCTGCAAAAGAACCCTCAAGTTAGTTCGCCAAG CTGCTGAACACAAATGCTTGAAGAGAGGTGTGAAAGAGGTGGTTAAAAGCATTCGGCGTGGTCATAAAGG GTTATGTGTTATAGCTGGGAATATATCTCCCATAGATGTAATCACTCATGTCCCAATCTTGTGTGAGGAGTCTGACATTCCTTATGTATATGTTCCCTCAAAAGAA GATCTTGCAAATGCAGGAGCTACCAAGAGACCTACGTGTTGTGTTCTGGTGTTAACCAAGCCTCCTAAGGGAGAACTAGTCCAGGAGGAACAGGAGAAATTGAAGGAAGACTTTTCTCAAGTTGCAGCTGATGTATCTGAACTTAACTCCTCTCTTTTCTAG